In Variovorax sp. OAS795, a single window of DNA contains:
- a CDS encoding amidohydrolase family protein: MQGKIGLEEHFAIPETLQDSAGFVPGAYWRELSMRLLDLHEVRLRQMDANGMEMMILSLNAPAVQAVPDPKKAYELAVRANDFLAEQVARRPDRFQAFAALPMQDPDKATEELERCMTQLGFRGALVNGFSQVGTADNAVYYDAPQYASFWAAAERLDAPFYLHPRNPLASWAQIYEGHPWLLGPTWAFAQETAVHALRLMASGLFDRHPGLKIILGHLGEGLPYNMWRVDHRNAWVEAPKGYPAKRKLCDYFNENFYLTTSGNFRTQTLIDAMLEIGSDRILFSTDWPFENIDHASNWFNDASISEADRKKIGRTNALSLFKLPLS, translated from the coding sequence ATGCAAGGAAAGATCGGACTCGAGGAACATTTCGCGATTCCCGAAACGCTGCAGGATTCGGCCGGCTTCGTGCCCGGCGCGTATTGGCGCGAGCTCAGCATGCGCCTGCTCGACCTGCACGAGGTGCGCCTGCGCCAGATGGACGCGAACGGCATGGAGATGATGATCCTGTCGCTGAACGCGCCCGCCGTGCAGGCGGTGCCGGACCCGAAGAAAGCCTATGAGCTCGCGGTGCGCGCCAACGACTTCCTGGCCGAGCAGGTGGCAAGGCGGCCCGACCGCTTCCAGGCCTTTGCCGCGCTCCCGATGCAGGACCCCGACAAGGCCACGGAGGAGCTCGAGCGCTGCATGACCCAGCTGGGCTTTCGCGGCGCGCTGGTCAATGGCTTCTCGCAGGTCGGCACGGCCGACAATGCCGTCTACTACGACGCGCCTCAGTACGCATCGTTCTGGGCCGCGGCGGAGCGGCTGGATGCGCCCTTCTACCTGCATCCACGCAATCCGCTCGCGAGCTGGGCACAGATCTACGAAGGCCACCCCTGGCTGCTCGGCCCCACCTGGGCCTTTGCGCAGGAAACCGCGGTGCACGCGCTGCGCCTCATGGCCAGCGGCCTCTTCGATCGGCACCCCGGCCTCAAGATCATCCTCGGCCACCTGGGCGAAGGCCTGCCCTACAACATGTGGCGCGTCGACCACCGCAATGCCTGGGTCGAGGCGCCCAAGGGCTACCCTGCCAAGCGCAAGCTGTGCGACTACTTCAACGAGAACTTCTACCTCACGACCTCGGGCAACTTCCGCACCCAGACGCTGATCGATGCGATGCTGGAGATCGGGTCGGACCGGATCCTGTTCTCGACCGATTGGCCGTTCGAGAACATCGACCACGCGTCGAACTGGTTCAACGACGCGAGCATCAGCGAGGCCGACCGCAAGAAGATCGGGCGCACCAACGCGCTGTCGCTGTTCAAGCTGCCGCTGTCCTGA
- a CDS encoding intradiol ring-cleavage dioxygenase, which yields MIDIDEWTITSAALKAQAATPEPRLKTVMDSLVRHLHDFAREVQLTEAEWSQGIGFLTAAGRITDDKRQEFILLSDVLGLSTLVTAQCNRRPSGCTEATVFGPFYVPDAPAYSHGDDIANGASGEPCFVSGTIRGINGERIAHASIDVWQSDDEGCYDVQRPELDHAQGRGHLTSLEDGRYHFKSIVAVPYAIPHDGPVGQLLERLGRHPWRPAHLHFMIRATGYETLITHVFRAGGSYLGSDAVFGVRSSLIADWQRHEPGIAPDGTRMDTPFYTLDYDFVLNSVPRD from the coding sequence ATGATCGATATCGACGAATGGACCATCACCAGCGCCGCGCTGAAGGCGCAAGCCGCGACGCCCGAGCCGCGCCTGAAGACGGTGATGGACAGCCTGGTGCGGCACCTGCACGACTTTGCGCGCGAGGTGCAGCTCACCGAGGCCGAGTGGTCGCAGGGCATCGGCTTTCTCACCGCCGCCGGAAGGATCACCGACGACAAGCGACAGGAATTCATCCTGTTATCGGACGTGCTGGGACTTTCGACGCTGGTCACCGCGCAATGCAACCGTCGCCCCTCGGGCTGCACCGAGGCAACGGTGTTCGGTCCCTTCTACGTGCCCGATGCGCCCGCGTATTCGCATGGCGACGACATCGCGAACGGTGCGAGCGGCGAGCCCTGCTTCGTCAGCGGAACCATCCGCGGCATCAATGGCGAGCGCATCGCGCATGCGAGCATCGACGTGTGGCAGTCCGACGATGAGGGCTGCTACGACGTGCAGCGCCCGGAGCTCGACCACGCGCAGGGCCGGGGCCACCTGACGAGCCTCGAGGATGGCCGCTACCATTTCAAGTCCATCGTCGCCGTGCCCTATGCCATTCCGCACGACGGCCCGGTCGGCCAGCTGCTGGAGCGGCTCGGACGCCATCCGTGGCGTCCCGCGCACCTGCATTTCATGATCAGGGCGACGGGCTACGAGACGCTCATCACCCATGTGTTCCGCGCTGGCGGCAGCTACCTGGGCTCGGACGCCGTGTTCGGCGTGCGCTCCTCGCTCATTGCCGACTGGCAGCGCCACGAGCCCGGCATCGCGCCCGACGGCACGCGCATGGACACGCCCTTCTACACACTCGACTACGATTTCGTCCTGAACAGCGTACCGAGGGACTAG
- a CDS encoding LysR family transcriptional regulator, whose product MNINSIDLNLFLVFQAIYATRSVTLAGERLGMTQSAVSNALKRMRERFNDALFVRSADGMVPTPVAERLIAPIEEGIACLVQAIDQGRTFEPGTSSRIFRLAVNDIGQLVMMPELLSVARGIAPGVRFETVDVSMADARQRMLHGQIDIALGSWEAMGPSFYQQRLFDETFVVLMSKASPLGARERIELDDYLAAEHIAYRPQGTTDSQLQQTLERAGALDRRRVVLTAAHSLGLASIVATSGLLLTAPARLAHAMVATRADLRSVDAPFEVTPFEIRQQWHERFHQDSGNRWLRELIFGLFHERSRRESVPPAPSR is encoded by the coding sequence CTGGTGTTCCAGGCGATCTACGCGACGCGCAGCGTGACGCTCGCGGGCGAGCGCCTCGGCATGACGCAATCGGCGGTGAGCAACGCGCTCAAGCGCATGCGAGAGCGCTTCAACGATGCGCTGTTCGTGCGCTCGGCCGATGGCATGGTGCCCACGCCGGTCGCGGAGCGGCTCATCGCGCCCATCGAGGAAGGCATTGCCTGCCTGGTGCAGGCCATCGACCAGGGCCGCACCTTCGAGCCCGGCACGTCGAGCCGCATCTTCCGGCTTGCGGTCAACGACATCGGGCAGCTGGTCATGATGCCGGAGCTGCTGTCGGTCGCGCGCGGCATCGCGCCCGGCGTTCGCTTCGAGACCGTGGACGTTTCCATGGCCGACGCGCGGCAGCGCATGCTGCACGGGCAGATCGACATCGCGCTCGGCAGCTGGGAAGCGATGGGCCCGTCGTTCTACCAGCAGCGGCTGTTCGACGAGACCTTCGTGGTGCTGATGTCGAAGGCGTCACCGCTGGGCGCGCGCGAGCGCATCGAGCTCGACGACTATCTTGCGGCCGAACACATCGCCTACCGGCCGCAGGGAACGACCGATTCCCAGCTCCAGCAGACCCTGGAGCGGGCGGGCGCGCTCGACCGGCGGCGCGTGGTCCTCACGGCCGCCCATTCGCTGGGCCTGGCCTCTATCGTCGCGACCTCGGGCCTGCTGCTGACCGCGCCGGCACGCCTCGCCCACGCCATGGTGGCCACGCGCGCGGACCTGCGCAGCGTCGATGCGCCCTTCGAGGTCACGCCCTTCGAGATCCGGCAGCAGTGGCACGAGCGCTTCCACCAGGACAGCGGCAACCGCTGGCTGCGCGAGCTGATCTTCGGCCTCTTCCACGAGCGGTCCCGCCGCGAGAGCGTGCCGCCGGCGCCAAGCCGGTGA
- a CDS encoding maleylacetate reductase, translating to MDRFVYTASASRIVFGADSVDQLPAEIERLGAKRALVLCTPNQRAQAEAIAGRLPGRVASIFDEAAMHVPIEIARKARALASELKADCALAIGGGSTIGLGKAIALESGLPIIAVPTTYAGSEATPIYGITEQGLKKTGRDPRVLPSVVVYDPMLTLSLPLDLTVTSAINAMAHAAEGLYAHDSNPVIALMAEEGIRACAASLQPLRDNPHDLPARSLALYGAWLCGTVLGAVSMGLHHKLCHTLGGSFDLPHAQVHTVVLPHALRYNAAAAPAAMARIARALGVADAPTGLFELARAHGAPVSLKAIGMPADGLEKAAGLAASNQYPNPRPLEKSALRALLERAFEGAAPAA from the coding sequence ATGGACCGCTTCGTCTACACCGCGAGCGCTTCGCGCATCGTCTTCGGCGCGGACAGCGTCGACCAACTGCCGGCGGAGATCGAACGCCTCGGCGCGAAGCGTGCGCTGGTGCTGTGCACGCCCAACCAGCGCGCGCAGGCCGAGGCCATTGCCGGCCGCCTGCCCGGCCGCGTCGCATCCATCTTCGACGAAGCGGCCATGCACGTGCCGATCGAGATTGCGCGCAAGGCCCGCGCACTGGCCTCGGAGCTGAAGGCGGACTGCGCGCTGGCCATCGGCGGCGGCTCCACCATCGGCCTGGGCAAGGCCATCGCGCTGGAGTCCGGCCTGCCGATCATCGCGGTACCGACGACCTATGCGGGCAGCGAGGCGACGCCCATCTACGGCATCACCGAGCAGGGCCTGAAGAAGACCGGGCGCGATCCGCGCGTGCTTCCGAGCGTGGTGGTCTACGACCCGATGCTCACGCTGTCGCTGCCGCTGGACCTCACGGTCACGAGCGCGATCAATGCGATGGCGCATGCGGCGGAGGGCCTGTACGCGCACGACAGCAACCCCGTGATCGCGCTGATGGCCGAAGAGGGCATTCGCGCCTGCGCCGCCTCGCTGCAGCCGCTGCGCGACAACCCGCACGACCTGCCGGCCCGCAGCCTGGCGCTCTATGGTGCGTGGCTGTGCGGCACGGTGCTGGGCGCCGTGTCCATGGGCCTGCACCACAAGCTGTGCCACACCCTGGGCGGCAGCTTCGACCTGCCGCATGCGCAGGTGCACACGGTGGTTCTTCCGCATGCGCTCAGGTACAACGCCGCCGCGGCGCCGGCAGCCATGGCCCGCATTGCACGGGCGCTCGGCGTGGCGGATGCACCGACGGGCCTGTTCGAACTGGCACGGGCGCATGGCGCGCCGGTGTCGCTGAAGGCGATCGGCATGCCGGCCGACGGGCTGGAGAAAGCGGCCGGGCTCGCCGCCTCGAACCAGTATCCGAATCCACGTCCGCTCGAGAAGTCGGCGCTGCGCGCCCTGCTCGAACGCGCCTTCGAAGGCGCCGCGCCCGCGGCCTGA